From a single Paenibacillus sp. FSL W8-0426 genomic region:
- a CDS encoding ABC transporter permease subunit codes for MPPASGPKGTIATSFWKRLVQQRTLAWMCIPFVVWAFVFKYLPLWGWTMAFQNFKPARAFTDQQWVGWKHFQTLFEDHTFYRVLRNTLVMSSIKLVLGFVTAITLALLLNELKNIIFKRFVQTVSYLPHFISWVVASSIVLTVLSPDGIINLLLMKLHLIDSPVLWMGKGEYFWGILGATEVWKDVGWNTIIYLAAITAIDPAQYEAAEIDGASRFKRMLYITLPGLKPVIVILLIMNMGSILESGFEPQYLLGNGMNMDYSENLDIFVLKYGLGMGNFSLGTAAGIFKTVVSFIFLFTANYIAKKMGESRLF; via the coding sequence ATGCCGCCGGCTTCCGGCCCGAAGGGAACCATAGCAACCTCTTTTTGGAAACGACTTGTGCAGCAACGAACGCTGGCCTGGATGTGTATTCCTTTTGTCGTCTGGGCGTTTGTCTTCAAGTATTTGCCATTATGGGGCTGGACGATGGCTTTCCAGAACTTCAAGCCGGCCAGAGCATTTACGGATCAGCAGTGGGTGGGATGGAAACATTTTCAGACCCTCTTTGAGGATCATACCTTCTATCGGGTGCTGCGAAATACGCTTGTCATGAGTTCGATCAAACTGGTGCTTGGGTTTGTTACCGCAATTACGCTGGCGCTTTTGTTAAATGAGCTGAAGAATATCATTTTTAAACGTTTTGTGCAAACGGTCAGCTATCTGCCTCACTTTATTTCCTGGGTTGTCGCTTCGAGCATCGTCCTGACCGTATTGTCACCAGACGGCATTATCAATCTGCTGCTCATGAAGCTTCACCTGATCGACAGTCCGGTGTTGTGGATGGGGAAAGGGGAGTATTTCTGGGGCATACTGGGCGCTACCGAGGTGTGGAAAGACGTTGGCTGGAACACCATCATCTATCTGGCGGCAATCACGGCGATTGATCCTGCCCAGTATGAGGCTGCGGAGATTGACGGAGCCAGCCGGTTCAAACGCATGCTGTATATTACGCTGCCAGGCTTGAAGCCGGTTATCGTTATTTTGCTCATTATGAATATGGGCAGCATCCTGGAATCCGGATTTGAACCTCAATACTTGCTGGGCAACGGAATGAATATGGATTATTCAGAAAACCTGGATATCTTTGTACTGAAGTATGGTCTCGGAATGGGGAACTTCTCCTTGGGTACAGCGGCAGGTATTTTCAAGACCGTGGTCAGCTTCATCTTCCTCTTCACCGCCAACTACATTGCGAAAAAAATGGGAGAAAGCAGATTATTCTAA
- a CDS encoding ABC transporter substrate-binding protein, with the protein MFRKKSLFTGLVILLALTLAGCNKASPEATSPDSEDNTPVTFKYFTFGGGKKDILASSTTIGQKLQEQTGVDWKMEYLVGDSATKAGVMIASGDYPDIIDSSGEMAKLMDAGAFIPLDELIEQYGPNIKRVYGPYMDKFRQEDGQIYFFPYTANIGYVSEPNFQTGFYIQRAVLKEFDYPQIRTLDEYFDLIERYKQKYPQMDGKDTIGFATLAGEPSSFFTLQNPAMHLAGYPNDGSVMVDMQSHEAKLVAGSDYQKQWIQKLNEVNAQGMFDPESFTMNRDQYLAKLTSGRVLGYFSYSWQVGDATSNLKKAGIDDKRYVALPIVFDETVKDQYIDPPGFVNNYGVGITVKAKDPVRIIKYFDNLLKEENQILVQWGIQDQTYSVNEEGRFYYENDEQRKYHEDPELSQKFGFDYFNYSWPRYGNNSLLKDGNAYGPGNQPEVATFSYTDGDKLLLEKYGVETFAELFSTPDERPWSPAWSIALEQGSPEQIFITKADDLQKKFLPKMIMESPTAFENTWNDYMGQLNQLDKKTYEATITQAVKDRVAGKW; encoded by the coding sequence ATGTTTAGAAAGAAATCTTTGTTCACAGGTCTGGTTATCTTGCTCGCATTAACGCTCGCTGGCTGCAACAAAGCCAGTCCGGAGGCAACGTCTCCAGACAGCGAGGACAATACGCCGGTTACGTTCAAGTATTTTACATTTGGCGGGGGAAAGAAGGACATTCTGGCAAGCAGCACCACGATCGGCCAGAAGCTTCAGGAACAAACGGGTGTGGATTGGAAGATGGAGTACCTGGTAGGTGACAGTGCAACCAAGGCAGGTGTCATGATTGCCAGTGGTGATTATCCGGACATTATTGATTCCAGTGGAGAGATGGCGAAGCTGATGGATGCAGGTGCATTTATTCCACTGGATGAGCTGATTGAGCAATACGGACCGAATATCAAGCGTGTATATGGTCCCTACATGGACAAGTTTAGGCAGGAAGATGGTCAGATTTACTTCTTCCCGTACACAGCCAACATCGGATATGTATCAGAACCCAATTTTCAGACGGGATTTTACATTCAGCGTGCGGTGTTGAAAGAGTTCGATTATCCCCAAATCCGCACTCTGGACGAATACTTCGACTTGATTGAGCGTTACAAGCAGAAGTATCCGCAGATGGACGGCAAGGACACGATTGGCTTCGCCACACTTGCAGGTGAACCAAGCAGCTTCTTCACCCTGCAAAATCCGGCCATGCATCTGGCAGGTTACCCGAATGATGGCAGTGTGATGGTGGATATGCAGAGCCATGAAGCGAAACTCGTAGCCGGGTCTGATTATCAGAAACAATGGATTCAGAAGTTGAACGAGGTGAACGCACAAGGCATGTTCGATCCGGAATCCTTTACGATGAACCGGGATCAGTATCTGGCCAAACTGACTTCCGGGCGGGTGCTTGGATATTTCAGTTATTCCTGGCAGGTGGGTGACGCAACAAGCAATCTCAAAAAGGCTGGAATCGATGACAAGCGTTACGTGGCGCTGCCGATCGTGTTCGATGAGACTGTCAAAGACCAGTATATCGATCCGCCGGGCTTTGTGAACAACTATGGTGTAGGCATAACCGTCAAGGCCAAGGACCCAGTACGAATCATCAAGTATTTTGACAATTTGCTCAAGGAAGAAAATCAGATTCTGGTACAGTGGGGCATTCAGGATCAAACGTATAGCGTGAATGAAGAAGGGCGCTTTTATTATGAAAATGACGAGCAGCGCAAATACCATGAAGATCCGGAACTTAGCCAGAAGTTTGGATTCGACTATTTCAACTACAGTTGGCCGCGATACGGCAATAACTCCTTGCTGAAGGACGGGAATGCTTATGGCCCAGGCAATCAGCCCGAAGTGGCTACCTTCAGCTACACGGACGGCGACAAGCTGCTGCTGGAAAAGTATGGCGTAGAGACGTTTGCCGAGCTGTTCAGCACACCGGATGAACGCCCTTGGTCCCCTGCATGGTCCATTGCGTTGGAGCAGGGTTCACCTGAACAGATTTTCATTACGAAGGCAGATGATCTTCAGAAAAAATTCCTGCCCAAAATGATCATGGAATCGCCTACGGCGTTTGAAAATACTTGGAATGATTACATGGGCCAGTTGAATCAATTGGACAAGAAAACGTACGAGGCTACAATTACACAGGCTGTAAAGGACCGGGTAGCAGGAAAGTGGTAA
- a CDS encoding ABC transporter substrate-binding protein — protein MLKPTLKKAGLAAALIALLAGCSANHSTPAPAAAGEEDNSPVTFSYYLFSSGKKDTLASETTIGKALQEQTGVDWKMEYLVGDSATKAGVMIASGDYPDVISSSGEMSKLLDAGAYIPLDDLIEEYGPNIKKVYGPYFDKMRNAEDGKIYALPYTANQGEYSGSPNIGGGAFWIQRSVLKEFDYPKITTLDEYFDLIEDYKEKHPTVDGAETIGFVSLAGVANNFFTLQNPAMHLAGYPNDGSVMVDMKTHEAKVVAGTDEQKRWIKKLNEINAKGMLDPESFTMNKDQYLAKLTSGRVLGYFNYGWQIGDASKNLLAAGIDEKRYAPLPIVFDKSIKDQYIDPPGFVNNYATGISVNAKDPVRIIKYFDNLLKEENQILVQWGIKDETYSVDEKGRYYYANDDQRKMHDDLELSRKFGFTYFGTDWPRYGGESTLSDGNAYSPGNQPEVVAATYTEGDKKFLEAYGIQSFSELFNKPEERPWFPAWSIALEQGSPEQIFTTKSDDLQRKYLPEMILGTPANFDNLWNAYMTELNKLDKAGYEKTITEIVQNRIAGKW, from the coding sequence ATGTTGAAACCGACTTTGAAAAAGGCAGGCTTGGCTGCAGCGCTGATCGCCCTGCTGGCAGGATGCAGCGCGAACCATTCAACCCCAGCGCCTGCAGCTGCAGGTGAAGAGGATAACAGTCCGGTTACATTCTCCTATTACCTGTTCTCTTCGGGCAAGAAGGACACCTTGGCAAGTGAAACAACGATTGGCAAGGCCTTGCAGGAACAGACGGGCGTGGACTGGAAAATGGAATACCTGGTTGGGGACAGCGCGACCAAGGCCGGCGTCATGATTGCGAGCGGAGACTACCCGGATGTCATCAGCTCCAGCGGAGAGATGTCGAAGCTGCTGGATGCCGGAGCTTACATTCCGCTGGATGATCTGATTGAGGAGTACGGACCGAATATCAAGAAGGTGTATGGACCGTACTTTGACAAAATGAGAAACGCGGAAGACGGAAAAATCTACGCGCTGCCGTATACAGCCAATCAGGGAGAATACTCGGGCAGCCCCAATATAGGCGGGGGAGCTTTCTGGATTCAGCGTTCTGTGCTTAAGGAGTTTGACTATCCGAAGATAACTACGCTGGACGAATACTTCGACCTGATCGAGGACTACAAGGAGAAACATCCTACGGTTGACGGAGCGGAAACGATCGGTTTTGTATCCCTTGCGGGCGTAGCCAACAACTTTTTCACCCTGCAAAATCCGGCCATGCACCTCGCTGGATATCCGAATGACGGCAGCGTTATGGTCGATATGAAGACCCATGAAGCCAAGGTGGTTGCCGGAACCGATGAGCAGAAACGGTGGATCAAGAAGCTGAACGAAATTAACGCCAAAGGCATGCTTGATCCGGAGTCCTTCACGATGAACAAGGACCAATATCTGGCCAAACTGACTTCGGGTCGTGTTCTCGGATATTTTAACTATGGCTGGCAGATCGGGGATGCCTCCAAAAACCTGCTTGCAGCAGGCATTGATGAGAAGCGTTATGCACCTCTTCCGATTGTCTTTGACAAGAGCATCAAGGATCAGTACATTGATCCTCCCGGCTTTGTAAACAACTATGCAACCGGAATTTCGGTTAATGCCAAAGACCCGGTACGTATCATCAAGTATTTTGACAATTTGCTGAAAGAAGAGAATCAGATTTTGGTACAGTGGGGCATCAAGGATGAAACCTACAGCGTGGATGAAAAAGGCCGCTACTATTATGCGAACGATGATCAACGGAAAATGCATGATGATCTGGAGTTGAGCCGCAAATTCGGCTTTACGTATTTCGGTACAGACTGGCCGCGCTATGGAGGAGAATCCACCCTCTCTGATGGAAACGCATACAGTCCGGGGAATCAGCCTGAAGTAGTCGCGGCAACATACACCGAAGGAGATAAGAAATTCCTAGAAGCCTACGGCATCCAGAGCTTTAGTGAACTATTCAACAAGCCGGAAGAGCGTCCGTGGTTCCCAGCATGGTCCATTGCACTGGAGCAGGGCTCACCGGAACAGATTTTTACAACGAAATCGGATGATTTGCAGCGTAAATATTTGCCCGAGATGATCCTGGGTACACCAGCGAACTTCGACAATCTGTGGAATGCCTACATGACCGAATTGAACAAGCTGGACAAAGCAGGCTACGAGAAAACCATCACCGAGATTGTCCAAAACCGGATTGCAGGCAAATGGTAA
- a CDS encoding carbohydrate ABC transporter permease, protein MPKAKSSRLRNSSAGDRAFDAFNIIFMVCLMIVTIYPFLNMIAVSLNDANDAIRGGIYLWPRVWTLDNYKYIFGESDIYHATLISALRTIIGTIVSVFCTAMLAYTLSRQEFVLRKFVTMFFVFTMYFSGGLIPGYLLIRDLGLIGSFWVYIIPGVIGVFNMIVIRSFIEGLPEGILESARIDGAGEFTTFIRVVLPLTIPAMATVSLFVAVGQWNSWFDVFLYNSSNKELSTLQYELMKILQTSTTAATSSASDAYQSAENSGVAVTPTSIRATMTIIASVPILMVYPFLQKYFVQGMTIGGVKG, encoded by the coding sequence ATGCCAAAAGCAAAATCATCCCGCTTGCGGAACAGCAGCGCCGGGGACCGGGCGTTTGATGCATTTAATATCATATTTATGGTCTGTTTGATGATTGTCACGATCTACCCTTTTCTCAATATGATAGCCGTTTCCCTCAATGACGCCAACGACGCCATTCGCGGGGGGATCTATCTGTGGCCCCGTGTGTGGACACTGGATAATTACAAATATATCTTTGGGGAATCCGACATCTACCATGCCACGCTGATCTCGGCGCTTCGTACGATCATCGGGACGATCGTGTCCGTTTTCTGTACCGCCATGCTTGCCTATACGCTCAGTCGGCAGGAATTTGTGCTTCGCAAGTTTGTGACCATGTTCTTTGTATTTACGATGTACTTCAGCGGAGGGCTGATTCCAGGGTATCTGTTGATTCGTGATCTCGGGCTGATTGGCTCCTTCTGGGTCTATATCATTCCCGGAGTGATTGGAGTGTTCAACATGATCGTGATCCGCTCGTTTATCGAAGGGTTGCCTGAGGGCATTCTCGAGTCAGCCCGCATTGACGGGGCAGGGGAGTTTACGACATTCATCCGTGTTGTCCTTCCCTTAACCATTCCGGCAATGGCAACGGTATCACTCTTTGTGGCTGTAGGTCAGTGGAATTCCTGGTTCGACGTATTTCTGTACAATTCATCCAACAAGGAACTCAGCACCCTGCAATATGAATTAATGAAGATTTTGCAGACATCGACGACTGCGGCAACCTCATCGGCAAGTGATGCATACCAGTCGGCCGAGAACAGCGGGGTTGCTGTTACGCCGACTTCCATTCGGGCCACCATGACCATCATAGCCAGCGTTCCGATTCTGATGGTGTACCCGTTCCTCCAGAAATACTTCGTACAGGGGATGACGATTGGAGGTGTGAAGGGGTAA
- a CDS encoding sensor histidine kinase, translated as MIRWNLNYMKLRDKLLLMYVLSVFIPIVVTNVVFYQVTTANIRSQKTRDAGVAMNNLRNDLRVTVDQAVALSYSFYADPVFNDTLSRSFGSHFEYIQAYNTYLKGEFSGQLSQGIRWYQVYTDNPTILSSGYIERLTAAVRKTNWYEQFRAYSAPYPALIATDQTLSLVQRLDNLDTGGIEQLLKIDFNMDVIKEHFRNSGFDGSVYLVDPEGHIRFSNGPDTQGNRIGELYSKIHFPNQTIRFESIYSGINYLEGWSLQGVMDEEIVLREVRKSRSSVVWLACINFVLPSIIIAAMSRSIHVRLVRILKHMKKVKTQNFQTIPPENARDEIGQLTTEFNRMTETIRSLIDEVYLADIQKKDLELKQQQAQLHALHSQINPHFLFNTLESVRMRSLIKGEKETAKIVHHMAKMFRKSISWNQQHVTVKEELELIDSFLQIQQYRFGEKLQYRIEAAPAVIMVRIPKMVILPFVENASIHGIESTPGQGLIQLSVSAEDDHLHICLEDNGIGMSSSRLEELLKYLDQNTDMGEHVGMKNAYSRLRLCYGDCFTFSIHSREGEGTQIRIKLPLNERCMRGD; from the coding sequence ATGATCCGGTGGAATCTGAATTACATGAAACTTCGGGACAAGCTGCTGCTCATGTATGTGCTGTCTGTTTTTATTCCCATCGTGGTTACCAATGTAGTTTTCTATCAAGTAACCACGGCGAATATCCGCAGTCAGAAAACGCGTGACGCTGGTGTCGCCATGAACAATCTGAGGAATGACCTGCGCGTTACGGTTGATCAGGCAGTGGCCTTATCGTATTCGTTCTATGCCGATCCTGTGTTTAACGATACATTGTCCCGGTCGTTTGGCAGTCATTTTGAATATATTCAGGCCTACAATACATATTTGAAAGGGGAATTTTCAGGACAGCTCAGCCAGGGAATTCGCTGGTACCAGGTATACACCGATAATCCAACCATCTTATCCTCAGGGTACATTGAACGGCTGACGGCGGCTGTGCGCAAAACGAACTGGTATGAGCAATTTCGGGCATACTCTGCCCCTTATCCGGCATTGATTGCCACGGACCAGACACTCAGCCTTGTTCAGCGACTCGATAATCTGGATACGGGAGGTATCGAACAATTGTTGAAAATAGACTTCAATATGGATGTCATCAAGGAACATTTTCGCAACAGTGGTTTTGACGGAAGCGTGTACCTGGTAGATCCGGAAGGGCATATCCGCTTTTCCAATGGCCCTGACACGCAGGGAAACCGGATTGGGGAGCTGTACAGCAAGATTCATTTTCCGAACCAGACGATTCGGTTTGAAAGCATCTATTCCGGTATTAACTACCTGGAAGGCTGGTCGCTGCAAGGCGTTATGGATGAAGAGATTGTCCTGCGGGAGGTTCGAAAATCTCGTTCCTCTGTTGTCTGGCTGGCCTGTATTAATTTTGTATTGCCTTCGATCATCATTGCAGCGATGTCCAGATCCATTCATGTCAGACTGGTACGCATTCTGAAACATATGAAAAAAGTAAAAACGCAGAATTTTCAGACCATCCCTCCTGAGAATGCGAGAGACGAGATTGGTCAGCTTACGACGGAATTCAACCGGATGACCGAGACGATTCGCAGCTTGATCGATGAGGTGTACCTGGCGGACATTCAGAAGAAAGATCTGGAACTTAAACAGCAGCAGGCACAGCTTCATGCGCTTCACAGTCAGATTAATCCTCATTTTCTGTTCAATACGCTCGAATCCGTGCGGATGCGGAGCCTGATCAAAGGCGAGAAGGAAACAGCCAAAATCGTACATCATATGGCTAAAATGTTCAGGAAATCGATCAGCTGGAACCAGCAGCATGTGACGGTGAAGGAAGAGCTGGAACTGATCGACAGCTTTTTGCAGATTCAGCAGTATCGTTTTGGCGAAAAGCTTCAGTACCGGATTGAGGCAGCCCCTGCGGTGATTATGGTTCGAATTCCAAAGATGGTTATTCTTCCGTTTGTAGAAAATGCGAGCATTCACGGGATTGAGTCCACGCCGGGTCAAGGTCTGATTCAGCTCTCCGTATCCGCAGAAGATGATCATCTTCACATATGCCTCGAAGATAACGGGATCGGCATGTCTTCATCCAGGCTGGAAGAGCTGCTAAAGTATCTGGATCAGAACACGGATATGGGGGAACATGTCGGCATGAAGAATGCATATAGCCGCTTGAGACTGTGTTACGGTGACTGCTTCACGTTCTCCATTCACAGTCGGGAAGGTGAAGGGACACAGATCCGGATCAAGCTGCCGCTGAATGAAAGGTGCATGCGTGGTGACTGA